The following are encoded in a window of Ferribacterium limneticum genomic DNA:
- the soxZ gene encoding thiosulfate oxidation carrier complex protein SoxZ yields MGNPMKIRAANKDGVTEVKVLVSHEMETGQRKDSAGAIVPAWFITELTAKHGDKVVLSSEFGPSVSKNPYLAFKFKGGAKGDKITVSWKDNKGDTRTDEAAIN; encoded by the coding sequence ATGGGCAATCCAATGAAAATCCGCGCCGCCAACAAGGACGGCGTTACTGAAGTAAAGGTTCTGGTCAGCCACGAAATGGAAACCGGCCAGCGCAAGGACTCCGCCGGGGCCATCGTGCCGGCCTGGTTTATTACCGAACTGACCGCCAAGCATGGCGACAAGGTCGTGCTGAGCAGCGAATTCGGACCGTCCGTCTCGAAGAACCCGTACCTGGCTTTCAAGTTCAAGGGCGGCGCCAAGGGCGACAAGATCACGGTCAGCTGGAAGGACAACAAGGGCGATACCCGCACTGACGAAGCTGCGATCAACTGA
- the soxY gene encoding thiosulfate oxidation carrier protein SoxY: MNNQRRTVLKSGSGAALLGMLAAAGIITPGMALADWNKAAFDAKSMADTLKALGAGSPADSKDVQVTGPDIAENGAVVPVGVASTLPNVTMVAILIEKNPNALAASFVLPEGTEANVQTRVKMGQTSNIYALVKSDGKFFMATKEIKVTLGGCGG, from the coding sequence ATGAACAATCAACGTCGCACCGTACTGAAATCCGGCTCCGGCGCCGCCCTGCTGGGCATGCTGGCTGCCGCCGGCATCATCACCCCGGGCATGGCCCTGGCTGACTGGAACAAGGCTGCTTTTGACGCCAAGAGCATGGCCGATACGCTCAAGGCGCTCGGTGCCGGCTCTCCGGCCGACAGCAAGGACGTCCAGGTCACCGGTCCGGACATCGCCGAAAACGGCGCCGTGGTGCCGGTTGGCGTGGCTTCGACGCTGCCCAACGTGACCATGGTCGCCATCCTGATCGAGAAGAACCCGAATGCGCTGGCCGCTTCCTTCGTGCTGCCGGAAGGCACCGAAGCCAACGTCCAGACCCGCGTCAAGATGGGCCAGACCTCGAACATCTACGCGCTGGTCAAGTCGGACGGCAAGTTCTTCATGGCGACCAAGGAAATCAAGGTCACCCTCGGCGGCTGCGGCGGCTAA